From the genome of Coleofasciculus sp. FACHB-1120, one region includes:
- a CDS encoding gamma-glutamyltransferase family protein: MPPENLTDYPYFSGRRVVMGQRGAVATSQPLAALAGMEMLMAGGNAVDAAIAMAIALTVVEPTSNGIGSDAFALVWDGQLHGLNASGKSPQQLNLDAFVGMEQFPDLGWLTVTVPGAVSGWQKLWKRWGKLPFEQLFLPAIRYAEEGFPVSPETARAWKRAEAIYLPLTAPEFQPFKEVFFPGNRAPAAGEIWRSQVHAKTLRAIAQTEGESFYRGEIAEKIANFAANTGGILTASDLATHSCDWVQPIFTNYRGITVWEIPPNTQGIATLMALNILEGYPLPDYPRESVSSYHLQIEAMKLAFADLHQYIGDPQFMEVPLEHLLNKAYADERRCLIGKEAAIAQPGLPKGGTVYLAAADGELMVSFIQSNYSGFGSGILVPDTGIALQNRASGFTLTPEHPNQVAAAKRPFHTIIPGFLTQDNQPLGPFGVMGAPMQPQGHLQVVVNLLDYGMNPQAALDAPRWRFVAGKTVLLEQMVPRNIALALAERGHDIQISAEPGMFGKGQIILRQGGVLVAASEPRADGLALAW, translated from the coding sequence GATGGGGCAGCGAGGTGCTGTGGCAACTAGCCAACCTCTGGCGGCTTTGGCTGGGATGGAAATGCTGATGGCTGGGGGAAATGCGGTGGATGCAGCGATCGCGATGGCGATCGCGCTGACGGTAGTTGAACCCACCTCCAACGGCATTGGTTCAGACGCTTTCGCTTTAGTTTGGGATGGGCAATTACACGGCTTGAATGCTTCGGGGAAAAGTCCCCAGCAGCTCAATCTAGACGCTTTTGTTGGAATGGAGCAATTCCCGGATCTGGGTTGGCTGACTGTCACTGTACCGGGTGCTGTGTCGGGATGGCAAAAATTATGGAAGCGTTGGGGAAAGCTACCGTTTGAGCAGCTATTTCTACCAGCGATTCGATACGCTGAAGAAGGTTTCCCGGTGTCGCCAGAGACGGCACGGGCGTGGAAGCGAGCCGAGGCAATCTATTTGCCGCTGACTGCGCCGGAGTTTCAGCCGTTTAAAGAAGTATTTTTTCCGGGAAATCGGGCACCCGCCGCTGGGGAAATTTGGCGGAGTCAGGTTCATGCCAAAACCCTAAGAGCGATCGCCCAAACTGAAGGGGAAAGCTTTTATCGAGGAGAAATTGCCGAAAAAATCGCTAACTTTGCCGCCAACACCGGCGGCATTCTAACAGCATCGGACTTAGCAACCCACTCCTGTGACTGGGTGCAGCCGATTTTCACAAATTACCGAGGCATTACCGTCTGGGAAATTCCTCCCAATACTCAAGGCATCGCGACGCTGATGGCTTTGAATATTCTGGAAGGTTATCCCCTACCTGATTACCCCCGCGAATCAGTTTCTAGCTACCATCTGCAAATTGAAGCGATGAAGCTAGCTTTTGCCGATTTACATCAATATATTGGCGATCCTCAGTTTATGGAGGTGCCCCTAGAACACCTGCTAAACAAAGCTTATGCAGACGAACGGCGCTGTTTAATTGGAAAAGAAGCTGCGATCGCTCAGCCTGGTTTACCCAAGGGAGGCACCGTCTATCTCGCGGCGGCTGACGGCGAACTGATGGTGTCTTTTATCCAATCCAACTACAGTGGCTTTGGCAGCGGCATTCTGGTTCCCGATACCGGCATCGCCCTGCAAAACCGGGCATCGGGATTTACGCTCACTCCCGAACACCCGAATCAAGTGGCAGCCGCTAAACGCCCCTTTCACACGATTATTCCCGGCTTTCTGACGCAAGACAATCAACCTTTGGGGCCATTTGGTGTCATGGGGGCACCCATGCAACCGCAGGGACATCTGCAAGTCGTTGTCAACCTCCTAGACTATGGGATGAATCCCCAAGCAGCGCTGGATGCACCGAGGTGGCGGTTTGTTGCTGGTAAGACAGTGCTTTTAGAACAGATGGTGCCTCGAAATATCGCTTTAGCTCTGGCTGAACGGGGTCATGATATCCAAATCAGCGCAGAGCCGGGAATGTTTGGCAAGGGTCAGATCATCTTGCGACAAGGCGGGGTACTGGTTGCCGCCTCCGAACCCCGCGCCGATGGGCTGGCATTAGCCTGGTAA